Proteins encoded in a region of the bacterium genome:
- a CDS encoding PilT/PilU family type 4a pilus ATPase, producing VVPNRIPTVDELNLPIVCKNLAMRPRGLILVTGPAGCGKSTTIAAMVETRNANQDCHIVTIEDPIEFIYQDKKAEINQREVGKDTHSFTNALKSVLRQDPDMIVIGEMRDLETIQLAITAAETGHLVLSTLHTTDSMQTIDRIVEVFPPHQQAQVRMQISGNLLAVLSQVLPQRADGKGRIVAYELMLINSAIRNLIREGKTSQIPSAIQMGTKQGMMPLNHSLADLVRKRLITLDEALIHTDSPDDLKNNLARAAAPVPPGK from the coding sequence GGGTGGTCCCCAACCGGATCCCCACCGTGGACGAACTGAACCTTCCCATCGTCTGCAAAAACCTGGCCATGCGCCCCCGGGGCCTGATACTGGTGACCGGCCCGGCCGGCTGCGGAAAGTCCACCACCATCGCCGCCATGGTGGAGACCCGCAACGCCAACCAGGACTGTCACATCGTCACCATCGAGGATCCCATCGAGTTCATCTACCAGGACAAGAAGGCCGAGATCAACCAGCGGGAGGTGGGCAAGGACACCCACAGCTTCACCAATGCATTAAAGAGCGTGCTGCGCCAGGATCCCGACATGATAGTGATCGGCGAGATGCGCGACCTGGAGACCATCCAACTGGCCATCACCGCGGCCGAGACCGGGCACCTGGTGCTTTCCACCCTGCACACCACCGATTCCATGCAGACCATCGACCGGATAGTGGAGGTCTTCCCGCCCCATCAGCAGGCCCAGGTCCGGATGCAGATCTCCGGCAACCTGCTGGCGGTGCTTTCCCAGGTGCTGCCCCAGCGGGCCGACGGCAAGGGCCGGATAGTGGCATACGAACTGATGCTGATCAACAGCGCCATCCGCAACCTGATCCGCGAGGGCAAGACCAGCCAGATCCCCTCGGCCATCCAGATGGGCACCAAGCAGGGCATGATGCCTTTGAACCATTCCCTGGCCGACCTGGTGCGCAAGCGGCTGATCACTTTGGACGAGGCTTTGATCCATACCGACAGCCCCGATGACCTGAAGAACAACCTGGCCCGGGCGGCGGCCCCTGTTCCCCCGGGGAAATAA